The genomic window ctctcacgcatggttcattgttgtttgcctcgaagcgaatATAGTAGGCATTTCCCTCATTTGGTAGGCCCCTGTCACTTTGCAGCTCGTGGCTAtgtttccctttataatccgtgatagtttgcaagccctgccacatccgatgagcatcagagccggtgtagtagaatttgatcttagtcctgttttgATGCTTTCCCTGTTTGATGGTTCCTTGGAGgacgtagcaggatttcttgtaagcatcCGCGTTAGTGTCGCGCTCCTTtcaagcggcagctctagcctttatctCAGTGCGGACATTGCctgtagtccatggcttctggttgggatatgtatggaAGGTCACTTTGGGAAGAAGACGTCGGTGCACTTAGTAATGAAGCCAGTGATtaatgtggtaaactcctcaatgccatcggattaatcccggaacatattccagtctgtgctagcaaaacagtcctgtaatttAACATCTGCTTAATCTGACCACTTCTGAACTAagcgtgtcactggtacttcctgtttgagtctTTGCTTGTAAGGAGAAATCAGGAGgacagagttatggtcagatttgccaaatggagggtgaatgagagctttgtatgcatgtctgtgtgaGTAAAGATAATTTTtagttgttttttcccccccctaTAGtcgcacaggtgacatgctggtagaaatgatttcagttttcctgcattgaaatcaccagccactaggagcgccttCCTCTGGAAGAGCATTTTCTTGTTGGCTTATGGCCTTACAGCTTATTGAGtatggtcttagtgccagcatcggtttgtggtggtaaatagacagctacaaaaaatatagatgtaaactctcttggtaaaaaGTATGGTCTACAATTTATCATGAgatattctaactcaggcgagcagaaccttgagacttctttaatattagtgTAGCAATTTATATGCCGTCCATGCCTATATTAACCATAGCTGTCTTACACTTACTTACCTGATCAACTGCCCCTACATCACCGTTAGTGAATGGATCACAGTCTTTGTAAATGGAGTACATGGTGAGGCCGGAGAACACTGCTAAGCTCACAGTCAACCAGAGACCAATTATATTCCCATAGAGTGACCTGAAGGTATTAAAGAAAGCAAACATGGAACAAACACTCATATTGCTATTCTTCTTTCACAGCTTTTCCTGTATGAATGTTCTAAATTGTGGAAAGTAGGAGTGCACCTTACAGTTTGGCTTGGGTTAGGGTTTTGCAAGAGATGTAACGCTGCACCTGTGACTGGTTGATGGAGTAAATGGACACCCACATTATACTGCCACCAACCACAATCGTCCAGAACGTGTGACGCTTCAAAGGGTCTGGATCAAAACTGCATTAGAAGGTATTACATTGAAAATGCTCAGTAAACTATGAGTCATACTGTGCTGGTAATTCATTTTTATCATTGTAGCTATTCAATCCCTGCATGACATTTGTGGACATTATACTTACTCAAACGCGCTGAGCCTGCCTCCCTGGTAGCAGTCGTCCCAGATCTTCCCCAGGCCCCCCTGGATGACAGCCCCCCTGGCGATGACAGCCACGAAACCTGCTAACATGATCACCATCTGAAACACGTCTGTCCATATCACCGCTTTCAGACCTCCCTGAGAACAACAATACAACATGGAGTCAGGGGAAGGAATGTACAGTATGCCGTAACCTCATGTACACAAAAGAGGTATGTTCATGTGTAGGTTCTGTTGTGTTTCCTGGACCCTAGTAATTGCCCATAACTAGGGCACAGAGTTTTCCTTGCATGGTCATGTCATggggtcaggaaaaactcctggccttgGTCATGTCTATTGTCACAGCAGGAAGGTGTTGATTGCTGATTGGGAGTGTGTGAGATGAGCCACTGACCAGGGTACAGTAGAGGATGCACACCACCCCAGTGGCCACCAGCACTCCCCAGAGGTCCATCCCTgtgactgaaacacacagaggTACAGACCCGTTTACATGACATGTCCAAATAATACTCTTCAACTGTTTCCTTGAGATTAAACTATATACATATGAATCATGTATGATATCACTTAACCTAACAATATCTGCATGTTCTCTTTTGAGCTGCTGATAGCATCAATTCATTAACAATTAGACAACACAATCATCAGATCATAGACCAATTTAATTAGCTAAAGATGTATAATCAGCCAGACCCTCGATCAACGCACATATAATATTATTGTGGTTTGGATAAGGGACATGACAGAGGTACTTTGCATATGACTTACTTTGATTGAGTGCGAGAGCTGGCGCATATATGACCATACCAGTGTACAGGGCCTGAAAGGAACACAGCAATTAGTTGATTGATGTTAACATATACTTGATGCACATTCATAAAGGTGGAATGTTTACCTGAGATGGCCAGATGGCTTTAGAAAAACAGGCAATGGAAAAAAGAAGGGCAATTTTTTGTCGTTAAAGTATTACAGATATTATTGTTTCCACCAAATCCTTAGGGAAGTATTGCCTATCCTTTCATCCCATCTTCATAATGTTAACTGAATATTTACCGTTTGTGTGATGTACATGGATGTCCCGATCACCCGAATCAACTTATTAAAGCGCATCTCCAGATACTGCagagaaaataaacattttagtcAAACCTGGCCTGATTTCATTGGCTTTTTACACTTGTAAATATTTGTTCCTACCCAGCTAATAACAACATGTTCCCAAATTGTTTGAGAACGTTCCCGTAAGTGTCTCATTAGGTCactaaccctcagaaaactgaaCACATGAATTTTCTTGCAACATCCCATGAAATGTTTTTAGAACATTAATGttgtatattctgagaacatggtaaccataTTCTGAGTATGTTCTGTTTCAAATTAAGGGAATGTTCCTCCTAACTCTGACATCAAAATCTGCTAAAAGGGTTCTCGGAAGGTCTTTGTTAACATAGATTGTTCCCCTAACTAATGgaaaactggacactcaaacatTAGAGGAACATTACGTGTAACATTACAAAAATTTTCTTTCTCCCTAGAATTGTTATCTGGATAATCAGGAAGTGATGATAATGAAAGATGCATAGACTTTTCAGAAGTATATCTTGGTTCACACCTACCAAGCTATCCACAACTCTGGACCCAAGTATCTCTTGTACCTCATTCTACCCTCCTGTCCCACATGCACCCCTCACTCCTCCAGGTCCATCTACCTTCAGCACCCCCGCAGTAGACTAAAAACAGGGCTttcagacactattagggctgcagactCTCGTTCCTACTTTAAGGCATAGCTCAAGACTGTGCTGTTCAGAAAAGCTATCAAGGACGTCAGCAATTTCTGTTATTATGTCCTCTGGATCTGGCGACACCTGTATATAGCTTTGATTGTtgtctgtgttctatgttctggaatttttttattattatttattataaaaTGTTTGCACCTTGGGTCTGAGAAAAGCGCTTCACAAATTAAATCATCATTATCTGCATGTCTAAAGCCTCAACATTATTTTGATTAAGTCATCAATGGTTTCTTTGTCAAAACAAAGGAAATAATTGTATGGACTTTTAATGCAATTAGTCACATATTTAGTTATCATATATGCTGAATGAAACAGAAAGACAACCCTCCTGGATTAGATTGCTCTCATGGATCAGTGATGAATCATTAGTTAAATTACAACGGATAGACATGTTAGACATCACCCTCTCATCTACACCTCTCCCTGCTGATTCATCTTATCATCTCATCTACACCCAACCGCTTACCCAAGTTCCCCTATTCCTCTTCACTTTATCTCCATCCACGTTGATTGCACTTGCTGTTTGACCGGTACAATAGACCCAGTGGAATAGTCACAAAAGTACAATGTATTTGACCCAGGTGGGTCTGACACTGGTATATCTCCTTACCTCATAGGTGCTGGTGATGCCCAGGCGGTAGAAGAGAGGGACAAAGATCTCGGCGGTGATGATGGACATGATGGCATAGGAGATGGCAAAGATCCAGTAGTCCGTCCCAAACCGATAGGCTTCGGCTGGCGTGCCGATCACGGTGATGCCAGACATGAAGCTGGCAGTGAGGGACATGGCAACGGGCACCGCTGTCATCTGACGGCCCCCCAGCAGGAACTCACCGCTGTTGTTGTTCTTGCGGCCCCGGATGGCTTGGAACAGGCCAATGCCAGCTGCCCCCAGGACTGTGCCCACAAATACCACATAGTCCCACACTGAGAACGAGGCCACGGGGCCCCCTGTGCCGATCGTCATGGTTAATGAGCCCAGAAGAGATCTCTCAGGCAGGGACCAACACTTATCTCACCTTTACTATCTAAACACCTTCACCCACTGCTCGTAACTTAGATCTTACAGGTTGATTGTTAGGCAATGTTGCTAATATTTAATTTCCTTTCTTTCCAATGCACACAATATTTCCTATTTAAAATTCGATCAAATAAATGTATTATGAATTACAGAATTATTTAACTTTCACAAAGTAgaattattatttaatttttctTAAGAatgtcaaaatattttttttttactaaaattGAGGCCAACCCGTTTTTCAGTTTTCCAAGAGAACAAACCAATAGCACATCAATTCTCAGTCTACTAGATATGCACCTCAGGAatgccagtatcaatacagattAAGTGTTGAAATTATTGCAGTTATTTGACAGTTACAATAGACATCCACAATGGAAAGAAATGTTCTTCTACAAACATCCTAGAATCCCAAGAACTAATGTCCAATATTCCTATGTGATAAGTCTTCCTTACTTGTTGAAGTTGAACAACGCTGAAAACTACTAGCAAAGCATCCTCCAGTTTAGCAAGACTTCCTTGTGTGCTCCCCTTGTCCTGACAAAAGCATGGAAGAACACACTATTGGTGCTGGTTAACCATAAATACAACTTTAATGAATCATCACCCAAGGACAACAGATACAGAATTCACCACACCGCCTTCCAAGATTGTAAAACGGAATGATCTTTATATCTGACTTCATAAAGTGTGTTTGGCCTGCAAGCTGCTCTAGCATTCAATAGAAATATACTATTGGTTTTATTATTGAGGTAAATCACCATGCATTGTCAGCCTGACACTGTTGTAACTGTCGAAGCATGGGATCCGCATCAAGAACTCCTGCAATATTTATGGACTCTAAGACCAAACttttttattatattttgtaTCATTttcgtgtgtttttgttctaccttatgttatttttagtactacaattatattgattactgcattgttgggtttagagcttggaCGACAGGAAGTTGCAATGCAGTTACAACCCTGTACTAGTGAacatgacattaaaacttgacTGATTAGACTTTCCAGACAAGCAACG from Salmo trutta chromosome 16, fSalTru1.1, whole genome shotgun sequence includes these protein-coding regions:
- the LOC115150998 gene encoding sodium-coupled monocarboxylate transporter 1 isoform X1, with protein sequence MTIGTGGPVASFSVWDYVVFVGTVLGAAGIGLFQAIRGRKNNNSGEFLLGGRQMTAVPVAMSLTASFMSGITVIGTPAEAYRFGTDYWIFAISYAIMSIITAEIFVPLFYRLGITSTYEYLEMRFNKLIRVIGTSMYITQTALYTGMVIYAPALALNQITGMDLWGVLVATGVVCILYCTLGGLKAVIWTDVFQMVIMLAGFVAVIARGAVIQGGLGKIWDDCYQGGRLSAFDFDPDPLKRHTFWTIVVGGSIMWVSIYSINQSQVQRYISCKTLTQAKLSLYGNIIGLWLTVSLAVFSGLTMYSIYKDCDPFTNGDVGAVDQLLPYLVMDTLAAYPGVPGLFVSAAYSGTLSTVSSSINALVAVTVEDFVRPVCKNLTDKQVSWINMGLSVFFGFLCIGMAAIASLMGSILQAALSIFGMISGPLLGLYVLGMFWRTANSTGGLTGLIVGLVITLWVGIGAQIYPPLADKTNPLPISVAGCNRTQDLNYTTLAPWTRAVTLTPLPDDRPALADSWYSLSYLYFCLLGTLVTVTVGLVVSAITGGCKQENLRLDLFVRRSDLFCAGCGKDSEALDPEINEKAGSELKNGSNNAGFKDSQFNIVDKDVEKVTKM